The following are encoded in a window of Roseivirga misakiensis genomic DNA:
- a CDS encoding tetratricopeptide repeat protein has product MKLKTTVLLALLIMVSVSSCGPSEEELVAEARGYMEAENYSEAIKTYNQALEKNPQNYAAINAKGVALLRIGELEESIRVFTDGINTDTTNYRAFFNRGNAFRILGKDNEAMLDYDYVIQIQPDIVDAYINRGALLFKYKEFDRALFDFQFALELQPNNPLLYLNKGKTELRIDNLEDAFFDLKKALEMKPDYGEAYYWLGLAELARDNRPQGCEYLLSAQTLNFEAASEAIGQNCAQ; this is encoded by the coding sequence ATGAAGTTAAAAACCACGGTATTACTTGCGCTATTAATAATGGTTTCCGTATCCAGTTGCGGTCCTTCGGAAGAAGAACTCGTTGCGGAGGCTAGAGGCTATATGGAAGCTGAGAATTATTCTGAAGCCATAAAGACCTATAATCAGGCACTTGAAAAGAATCCTCAAAATTACGCAGCGATCAATGCGAAAGGTGTGGCATTGTTAAGAATAGGCGAACTTGAAGAGTCTATTCGGGTATTTACCGACGGTATCAATACAGATACGACCAATTACAGAGCCTTCTTTAATCGTGGTAACGCCTTCAGAATTTTGGGTAAAGACAACGAAGCGATGTTGGATTATGATTATGTGATTCAAATCCAACCCGATATCGTGGATGCCTATATCAACAGAGGTGCTTTACTTTTTAAGTATAAAGAATTTGATCGCGCACTGTTTGACTTCCAATTTGCACTGGAGCTTCAACCCAATAACCCGCTCTTATACCTAAATAAAGGAAAAACCGAACTAAGAATAGATAACCTAGAAGATGCCTTCTTTGACCTAAAAAAAGCGCTAGAAATGAAGCCAGATTATGGTGAAGCTTACTATTGGCTTGGACTTGCAGAGTTGGCTCGAGATAATCGCCCACAAGGGTGTGAGTACTTACTCAGCGCGCAAACTTTAAACTTTGAAGCAGCGAGTGAGGCCATCGGACAGAATTGCGCTCAATAA
- a CDS encoding L-threonylcarbamoyladenylate synthase, producing MAEIGQDIARAKSILTKGGLVAIPTETVYGLAGNALNDQAVTSIFEAKNRPSFDPLIVHVASLESAAEYVEFIPENAIKLANTFWPGPLTILLKKKSIISDLVTSGLDTVAIRVPAQELTRSLLTVLDFPLAAPSANPFGYISPTKAEHVNAQLGDRLDYILDGGDCEVGLESTIVSFEHEVPKVMRLGGLSVEEIEQVIGPVQVANHSSSTPAAPGMLKSHYAPRKSIVLKSKFDQISEDKISEIGALLFDQFDEVIPKENQFLLSESGDLKEAASRLFLGLRTLDQHDKIKTIVTDFVPNIGLGRAINDRIKRATAKS from the coding sequence ATGGCTGAAATTGGTCAAGATATAGCACGAGCGAAGTCAATCTTGACTAAAGGCGGTCTAGTGGCTATTCCTACCGAAACAGTTTATGGTTTGGCAGGAAATGCCCTAAATGATCAAGCAGTAACGAGCATTTTTGAAGCGAAAAACAGACCTTCTTTTGATCCTTTAATTGTGCATGTGGCTAGTCTTGAGTCTGCGGCCGAATACGTGGAATTTATCCCAGAAAATGCCATTAAATTGGCCAATACTTTCTGGCCAGGCCCCTTAACGATTTTACTCAAGAAAAAATCGATCATATCAGATTTAGTCACATCAGGTTTAGATACAGTAGCAATCAGGGTACCCGCTCAAGAATTGACACGGAGTTTATTAACGGTGCTAGATTTTCCACTTGCAGCCCCGAGCGCAAATCCATTTGGTTATATCAGCCCAACAAAGGCTGAACATGTAAATGCGCAGTTGGGAGATCGGCTTGATTATATTTTAGATGGGGGAGATTGCGAAGTTGGTCTAGAATCGACAATAGTTAGCTTTGAGCATGAAGTGCCGAAGGTGATGCGTTTGGGTGGATTATCGGTAGAAGAAATAGAACAAGTCATTGGTCCAGTACAAGTTGCTAACCATTCTAGTTCTACACCTGCTGCACCAGGAATGCTAAAGAGTCATTATGCACCTAGAAAATCGATTGTCTTAAAATCAAAGTTTGATCAGATTTCTGAAGATAAAATAAGTGAAATTGGAGCGCTATTATTTGATCAATTTGACGAAGTGATACCCAAGGAGAACCAATTTTTACTTTCTGAGTCTGGCGATCTAAAAGAAGCAGCATCAAGGCTGTTTTTGGGTTTAAGAACGCTTGATCAGCATGATAAGATCAAAACAATTGTAACCGATTTTGTGCCGAATATAGGGCTTGGAAGAGCCATTAATGATAGAATAAAACGAGCAACAGCTAAATCATAA
- a CDS encoding phosphoglycerate kinase, with product MKTINDFDFNGKRALIRVDFNVPLNADFEITDFTRIKAATPTVKKILSEGGAVVLMSHLGRPKTGPEEKFSLKHLVAHLSDVFETEVKFANDCIGDEGKAISSSLKGGEVLLLENLRFYTEETKGDVDFAKSLAEHGDIYINDAFGTAHRAHASTSIIAQFFSEKGCGYVMQAELENAQKVLEKSERPFTAIMGGAKISDKILIIEQLLERVDNLIIGGGMSYTFFKAMGGQIGNSLVEEDKLELASTLIKKAKELGVDLLLPIDSVVADDFNNGANTQISMNNAIPDGWMGLDIGPQAAQVFSNTIKDSKTVLWNGPMGVFEMENFASGTKVVAEAIVESTKNGGFSLIGGGDSAAAVNLLGFGNDVSYVSTGGGALLEYMEGKELPGVAALEV from the coding sequence ATGAAAACCATCAACGACTTTGACTTTAATGGAAAAAGGGCCCTAATCAGGGTAGATTTTAATGTACCATTGAATGCCGATTTTGAAATCACTGATTTTACCCGAATTAAAGCTGCGACACCAACTGTCAAAAAAATACTGTCGGAAGGTGGTGCAGTAGTTTTGATGTCGCATTTAGGGAGACCTAAAACAGGCCCTGAAGAGAAGTTTTCATTGAAACACCTAGTTGCTCATTTATCCGATGTATTTGAGACAGAGGTTAAATTCGCCAACGACTGTATTGGTGATGAAGGGAAAGCAATTTCGTCGAGCCTGAAAGGTGGTGAAGTATTGCTACTCGAAAATCTAAGGTTTTACACAGAGGAGACTAAGGGAGATGTTGATTTTGCTAAATCGCTAGCGGAGCATGGAGATATCTATATTAATGATGCCTTTGGTACTGCTCACCGAGCCCATGCTTCTACTTCAATTATAGCACAATTTTTCAGCGAAAAGGGTTGCGGTTATGTCATGCAGGCAGAACTAGAAAATGCGCAAAAAGTGTTAGAGAAATCGGAACGACCTTTTACGGCCATTATGGGTGGCGCTAAGATTTCAGATAAAATTCTGATCATCGAGCAGCTTTTAGAGCGTGTAGATAATTTGATCATTGGTGGTGGCATGTCCTATACTTTCTTTAAAGCGATGGGTGGCCAAATTGGTAACTCTTTGGTTGAAGAAGATAAACTTGAGTTAGCATCTACCTTAATTAAAAAGGCGAAAGAACTTGGAGTGGACTTACTCTTGCCGATTGATTCAGTGGTGGCAGATGATTTTAATAACGGTGCCAATACCCAAATATCCATGAACAATGCTATTCCTGATGGCTGGATGGGCTTAGATATAGGGCCTCAAGCGGCACAAGTTTTCTCTAATACCATTAAGGATTCTAAGACTGTACTTTGGAACGGCCCCATGGGTGTTTTTGAGATGGAAAATTTTGCTTCAGGAACTAAAGTCGTTGCAGAAGCCATCGTCGAATCGACTAAGAATGGTGGTTTCTCCCTAATTGGTGGTGGAGATTCGGCTGCTGCAGTGAATTTGCTAGGCT